The segment TCGATGAGATTCCCATCATCGAAACATGGCAAGCGATGGAAGAGTGTGTTTCTGCCGGGCTGATCAAACACATTGGTGTCTCCAATTTCAACATTCGGCGTTTGGAAGAATTGCTGGACAAAGGCAGCATTCAACCGTCGACCAACCAGGTCGAGTGCCATCCCTTCCTGCCGCAGAATGAGCTTTTTGGATTTTGCAACTCCAATAAAATTCAATTGGTCGCGTATTCGCCATTGGGGTCTGGTGATCGACCAGAACGAATGCGTGGTGAGTCGGATCCGAATCTTTTTGAGGTACCGCAAATTGCCGATATCGCAAAGAAGCACGACAAATCGATCGGGCAGATTTTGCTTTCGTGGGCAGCAACCCGCGGGACCGTGGCCATCCCGAAATCAACCAACCGGCAGCGTCTGAATGACAATCTTGCTGCGGCTGAGTTTGAACTGCCTGTCGAAGATCTGGAAACAATCGACGATATCGGAATCGCACATCGGTATGTGCATGGCAAGTTTTTTGAACTCGCTGGCAGCCCTTATCGAGCCGACGACATCTGGAGTTAGTACTACAGCGCTAGGTTGATATTTGAGAATTAGTTGAAATTTGGGATTCTATATCGTTCATGCACAAGGAGGTGCTTTGATGGATGGTACTTGGATTCGTCAGATGAAACCAGCTTTGACACGTTTTCTGAATCGGTTCTCCGATTGTTTTAGTCGAAAAGATACCCGTGCTCATATGCCAACGTATGTTCAGGGTCAGCTATCAAACCTTGCTCGCAAGAGTGTTGAGCCCATTGCACTGGCTGCCGGAGTTCCCGTTCGCACGCTTCAGGAGTTTCTTGCTCAATACGCATGGAATGAAGACGCCGTGCGAGATCGTCTGCAACAGATGGTGGCAACGGAGCGCGGTAGCAAGCGTGCCATCGGCGTGTTTGACGAAACGAGCGATGTCAAGAAAGGCACCAAGACGCCTGGCGTTCAGCGTCAGTGGTGTGGCAAGGTTGGCAAGACCGATAACTGCATGGTGACGGTTCATCTTGCTTTTGCTCAGGATGACTTTCACTGCTTGCTTGATGGTGAGTTGTTCCTTCCTGAGAGCTGGTCTGAAGATCGCGAGCGTTGTCGCGTTGCCGGGATCCCCGACGAAATGGTGTATCAGCCAAAGTGGAAGATCGCACTGGAGCTTTACGATCGCGCGCTGTCCAACGGTCTGGAGTTTGAGTGGATCACCTTTGACGAAGGCTACGGCTCCAAAGGCCCGTTTTTACGAGCTCTTGATGCCAAAGCACAGTTATTCATCGGCGAGGTTCCGGTTTCAATGACCGGCTGGATCAAGAAACCCGGGCTCCAACATCCTCCCAAAGATCCGTGTCGTGGTCGGCCGCAAAAAGGTGCGCGAGTTGCCAAAGACAATCCCAAAGCTCAGCCGTTTCGCAAACTGCTGGAAGAATCCACGCGGTTCACGAATCAGTCATGGGAGCGTTATCGCGTCAAAGATGGAGATAAAGGTCCCATGGTCTGGGAAGTCAAGCATGCGATGATCTATCGTCCTGACGGCAAGTGTGTTTCGAGCAAGCGTTGGCACTTGTTGGTGGCTCGTAACCCACTCAAGCCGGATGAAATCAAGTACTTTCTCAGCAACGCGCCGGCTGCAACAAGCGTTCAAAAGTTGTTGCTCGTTGCCTTCAGCCGCTGGCATGTCGAACGTTGCTTCCAGGATCAAAAGCAGGACATTGGACTCGACGCCTGGGAGGGCCGGAAGTATCTCGGGCTCAAACGACACATGATTCTGTCGTGCGTAAGCTACCTGTTCTTGACGAAGATGCGAGAAAAGCTCGGGGGAAAAAAAATCAGGGTTCACCGTCTATCAGGTTCACGACGCCGTATCGGCACTGGTCCAGACTTGGTGGCTTAAGGGGCGGGCATCGTCGGCGCTACTGGACCGGGTTGCCGCTACGATTCAGTACCACCAACAACGAAACGCAAAAGCAACAAGATCACACACCAAGAGAACTCGCAAAAAACTCCGGAGAATTGGCATCAAAGTAAGCAAAATCAAACGATGCTACTGGGGTTCAACCTAGCGCTGTAGTATTAGGCACTGTTTGACAAATTGATTTTCATGTCATCAACACGGCCAAACATGAGCGGCAAGGCGCTAGCCGCCGTTAAAAAGCGCAACGGAACGGCGGCTAGCGCCTTCCCGCTCACATTTACCAAACAGTACCAGAATGTCGCGACGCGGCGTTTGGGCGTGGTGCTCGTATTTGCGCTGGGTTTGGGGCATAAAAAAAGCGGCTCAACCAGTGAGCCGCTTTCTCTTGATGTCAATCAGCTTGAGTTTCTACAGCATTCGTGGTCCTGCGTAGACAGCGCCGGCGCCAAGCATCTCTTCGATGCGGAGAAGCTGGTTGTACTTGGCCATGCGATCAGATCGCGATGCCGAACCGGTCTTGATTTGACCCGTGCAAAGACCAACCGCCAAATCGGCAATGGTTGAATCTTCGGTTTCGCCACTGCGATGGCTGGAAATGCTGGTGTAGTTGTTGCGATGAGCCAACTGGATCGCCTGAATCGTTTCCGTCATCGTCCCAATCTGGTTGACCTTGATCAGAATGCTGTTCGCGATTCCTTCGTCGATACCACGTTGCAGACGAGTCGTATTGGTAACGAACAGGTCGTCGCCGACGAGCTGACAGCTGCTGCCCAGTTTGTCGGTCAAAAGTTTCCAGCCGTCCCAATCGTCTTCGTCGAGTCCGTCTTCGATCGAGCAAATTGGATATCGGTTAGCCCAATCAGCAAGAAAATCAACCATGCCCGCTGAGTCCAACTCTTTGCCATCGATCGCGTAAACGCCTTTGCTGCGGTCGTAGAATTCAGTTGCGGCGACGTCCAATGCGATCTTCACCTGTTCGCCTGGCTTGTAACCGGCTTTCTCGATCGCACTCATGATCAAGTCCAGGGCTTCGCCGTTGCTGCCAAGGTCAGGAGCAAATCCGCCTTCGTCACCAACTGCAGTGTTGAGCCCTTTGTCCTGAAGAACTTTCTTGAGGTTGTGGAAGATCTCGCAACCGCAACGAAGAGCATCGCTGAACGTTTCGAAACCCAATGGCATGACCATGAATTCCTGAACATCAACCGAGTTGTCCGCGTGCTCACCGCCGTTGACGATGTTCATCATTGGAGCAGGAAGCAACGTCGCACTGGCTCCACCAAGGTATTTGAACAGTGGAGTGTTGTTGAATTGAGCTCCAGCTTTGGCAGTCGCAAGAGAAATGCCCAGCAATGCGTTGGCACCAAGGTTCTTTTTGTTTTCCGTGCCGTCGAGTTCCAGCATCGCGCGGTCAACGGCGCCCTGATCGGTTCCCGGGAGTCCCAACAGTGCTTCTGCGAGCGGCCCGTTGATATTTTCGACAGCTTTCGTCACGCCTTTGCCAAGAAAGACGCCCTTGTCGCCATCGCGAAGTTCCCATGCTTCGTGTGCTCCGGTACTGGCTCCGCTAGGAACAGCAGCGCGGCCGAAGGAACCGTCGGCGAGCGTCACATCGACTTCGACCGTAGGATTTCCGCGACTGTCAAGAATTTGGCGACCGTGAATGGCAACGATGGAGTCCATTTTGTTTCCGTGTGTGGTTGGTGTTCTGTGCTTCTTAAAGAGGCACCATTTTGCCGCACCACGACCAATCAGAAAAGGGTGCAGCGTTCGCGTTCGCGAGCCAGCGACGTTACCCAGCCCTCCCTTATTGCGTGTTAAGGTTGCCCGGCCTGTTTGACTGCGATTTCGCGAGAAAAGGGCAGGGGCAAAGGAAGAGATTTGACTCACTTCGAATCAGGAGTTGAGACTTGAGGCGCGAAAGCTCGGTTGCTGAGGGAGTTCGCGCCGTCGCTCATTCAGGCGTCGGTCCTGGAAGGCTCAGCCGGCAAACTGGACGCGAACGCCCTTGGTCTTTCGCCGAACTTCGTAACCCGACTTTGAGCTCTGAACTTTGTCAGGACGCGTCGTCCTTTCCACCAACAGCCCGTCCAAAGGACTCCTCACGCCGGTCGCGCCGACGGTGCTGACGTGCGTGTAAATCATCGTCGTCGAAACGTCGGCGTGCCCCAACAGTTCCTGAATCGTGCGAATGTCGCTGCCGGCTTCCAGCAAGTGCGTGGCAAAGCTGTGTCGCAGCGCATGACAACTGGCTCGCTTCGAAACGCTCGCGTCTCGAATCGCTTTGCAGATCCAACGCTGCACTGTGTTCTCATGAATGTGATGGCGTCGAATCTGATTACGATCACCATCTCCGGCTCGCTGTCCGTACTTGTTCTCCTCTGACTCCAGAGGCTCACGCGGACGGGGATCGACAGTCAACGCATTGGCGGGAAACAGAAACTGCCAACCGAATTGACGACCGGCGCTTCGATCTTTCTCTGCCAACGCCGTTGGCAACCAAACCCAACCGGCTCCACCGGCGAGGTCTCGTTCGTGCAACCGCCTGACCAAATTGGTTTGACGTAGCAAGCCGGAATTGGCTCGCTGCGGCAACGGAACCATTCGATCCTTGTTGCCTTTGCCTTCGCGAATGACGATTTGCTTTCGATCGAAATCGATGTCCTTGACTCTCAGGCGACAGCACTCCATCAGTCGCAATCCGGCGCCATACATCAGCTCTGCCATCAACCGATAAGGTTCTTTGTTCAGGCAACCAAAGAAAGTCACGATCTCTTGCCGACTTAGCACGACCGGCAATCGCGCCGACGCCTTAGCTCGCATCGCTTCGATTTCGATGGTGCGACCCAGCACTTTTTCGAACAGGAACAGGATCGCGGCAAACGCCTGATTCTGCGTGCTTGCAGCGACACGCCTGTCGACAGCCAATGACGTCAGGAACAATTCGACGTCGGCTGAGTTCATGTCGTCGGGATGAATCCACTGACCATCGTTTCGATTTTTGTGGAACACGAGAAAGCGGCAGACCCATCGCGCATAGGCTTGCTCGGTCCGCTTGGAGTAGTGCATCACGCGAGTTTTGTTGCGGACGAGATCCAACAATTTGCTTTGCTTCATCAGTCAGCCTGCAGTTAGGTACATGCGTCGGTGCCGAGCACAGTCACTTCAAGTATACAATTGTACACGTTCTATCACTATTCGGTATCGTCATATCACGCTGGCAAAATGAGCCCGCGCAGCATTTGACGTTTCAGCCGGGAAAACGCAGAGAATTCCCGGTCTGGTTCCGTTGCAGATGCGCAGAGAGTGCGTTTTACAGAATGTCTAACCGACTGGTTCGCACTCCAACGCGGCGTGGTGCCCGCACCAGGATGCAGCCAAGCGGCTGGCGGAACCAGGCACCGGTTGGTAGATGTGAGCGGCAAGGCGCTAGCCGCCGTTCCGTTGCGCTTTTTAACGGCGGCTAGCGCCTTGCCGCTCATGTTTGGCCGTGTTGATGACATGAAAATCAATTTGTCAAACAGTGCCTAATACTACAGCGCTAGGTTGAACCCCAGTAGCATCGTTTGATTTTGCTTACTTTGATGCCAATTCTCCGGAGTTTTTTGCGAGTTCTCTTGGCGTGTGATCTTGTTGCTTTTGCGTTTCGTTGTTGGTGGTACTGAATCGTAGCGGCGACCCGGTCCAGTAGCGCCGACGATGCCCGCCCCTTAAGCCACCAAGTCTGGACCAGTGCCGATACGGCGTCGTGAACCTGATAGACGGTGAACCCAGATTTTTTTTCCCCCGAGCTTTTCTCGCATCTTCGTCAAGAACAGGTAGCTTACGCACGACAGAATCATGTGTCGTTTGAGCCCGAGATACTTCCGGCCCTCCCAGGCGTCGAGTCCAATGTCCTGCTTTTGATCCTGGAAGCAACGTTCGACATGCCAGCGGCTGAAGGCAACGAGCAACAACTTTTGAACGCTTGTTGCAGCCGGCGCGTTGCTGAGAAAGTACTTGATTTCATCCGGCTTGAGTGGGTTACGAGCCACCAACAAGTGCCAACGCTTGCTCGAAACACACTTGCCGTCAGGACGATAGATCATCGCATGCTTGACTTCCCAGACCATGGGACCTTTATCTCCATCTTTGACGCGATAACGCTCCCATGACTGATTCGTGAACCGCGTGGATTCTTCCAGCAGTTTGCGAAACGGCTGAGCTTTGGGATTGTCTTTGGCAACTCGCGCACCTTTTTGCGGCCGACCACGACACGGATCTTTGGGAGGATGTTGGAGCCCGGGTTTCTTGATCCAGCCGGTCATTGAAACCGGAACCTCGCCGATGAATAACTGTGCTTTGGCATCAAGAGCTCGTAAAAACGGGCCTTTGGAGCCGTAGCCTTCGTCAAAGGTGATCCACTCAAACTCCAGACCGTTGGACAGCGCGCGATCGTAAAGCTCCAGTGCGATCTTCCACTTTGGCTGATACACCATTTCGTCGGGGATCCCGGCAACGCGACAACGCTCGCGATCTTCAGACCAGCTCTCAGGAAGGAACAACTCACCATCAAGCAAGCAGTGAAAGTCATCCTGAGCAAAAGCAAGATGAACCGTCACCATGCAGTTATCGGTCTTGCCAACCTTGCCACACCACTGACGCTGAACGCCAGGCGTCTTGGTGCCTTTCTTGACATCGCTCGTTTCGTCAAACACGCCGATGGCACGCTTGCTACCGCGCTCCGTTGCCACCATCTGTTGCAGACGATCTCGCACGGCGTCTTCATTCCATGCGTATTGAGCAAGAAACTCCTGAAGCGTGCGAACGGGAACTCCGGCAGCCAGTGCAATGGGCTCAACACTCTTGCGAGCAAGGTTTGATAGCTGACCCTGAACATACGTTGGCATATGAGCACGGGTATCTTTTCGACTAAAACAATCGGAGAACCGATTCAGAAAACGTGTCAAAGCTGGTTTCATCTGACGAATCCAAGTACCATCCATCAAAGCACCTCCTTGTGCATGAACGATATAGAATCCCAAATTTCAACTAATTCTCAAATATCAACCTAGCGCTGTAGTACTAGGCACTGTTTGACAAATTGATTTTCATGTCATCAACGCGGCCAAACATGAGCGGCAAGGCCCTAGCCGCCGTTAAAAGCGCCACGGAACGGCGGCTAGTGCCTTGCCGCTCACAGTTACCAAACAGTGCCTAGCGTTGTCGCGTCAATTTTCGCGCGGAACTCGATTTTGCAACACTACAGTTGGTCGATCGCTCGCGTGATTTGATCGAGATGTTGCGTCGAATTATTCGACAACAAGATTACAGTCAGTTTTCGATCGATGCCGCGCAAAATCGAAGTTTGAAAGCCAACCCAATGTCCGCCGTGCGACACGGTTAAGCCGTCGTCCGCAGAACGTTCCACCATCCAACCAAATCCGTAGTCAGTTTGGTCACCGTTATTCAGTTTGCCTGGTGTGAA is part of the Mariniblastus fucicola genome and harbors:
- a CDS encoding aldo/keto reductase, which translates into the protein MKSFSLHNGDQIPAIGLGTWKMEDGAAKDAVSTALEVGYRHIDCAAIYMNEADVGNAFVQAFDNGLSREDVFITSKLWNDSHKPEHVRPALEESLKLLQLDYLDLYLIHWPVAIKHGTWLPQSGEDFIPIDEIPIIETWQAMEECVSAGLIKHIGVSNFNIRRLEELLDKGSIQPSTNQVECHPFLPQNELFGFCNSNKIQLVAYSPLGSGDRPERMRGESDPNLFEVPQIADIAKKHDKSIGQILLSWAATRGTVAIPKSTNRQRLNDNLAAAEFELPVEDLETIDDIGIAHRYVHGKFFELAGSPYRADDIWS
- a CDS encoding IS701 family transposase — translated: MDGTWIRQMKPALTRFLNRFSDCFSRKDTRAHMPTYVQGQLSNLARKSVEPIALAAGVPVRTLQEFLAQYAWNEDAVRDRLQQMVATERGSKRAIGVFDETSDVKKGTKTPGVQRQWCGKVGKTDNCMVTVHLAFAQDDFHCLLDGELFLPESWSEDRERCRVAGIPDEMVYQPKWKIALELYDRALSNGLEFEWITFDEGYGSKGPFLRALDAKAQLFIGEVPVSMTGWIKKPGLQHPPKDPCRGRPQKGARVAKDNPKAQPFRKLLEESTRFTNQSWERYRVKDGDKGPMVWEVKHAMIYRPDGKCVSSKRWHLLVARNPLKPDEIKYFLSNAPAATSVQKLLLVAFSRWHVERCFQDQKQDIGLDAWEGRKYLGLKRHMILSCVSYLFLTKMREKLGGKKIRVHRLSGSRRRIGTGPDLVA
- the eno gene encoding phosphopyruvate hydratase; this encodes MDSIVAIHGRQILDSRGNPTVEVDVTLADGSFGRAAVPSGASTGAHEAWELRDGDKGVFLGKGVTKAVENINGPLAEALLGLPGTDQGAVDRAMLELDGTENKKNLGANALLGISLATAKAGAQFNNTPLFKYLGGASATLLPAPMMNIVNGGEHADNSVDVQEFMVMPLGFETFSDALRCGCEIFHNLKKVLQDKGLNTAVGDEGGFAPDLGSNGEALDLIMSAIEKAGYKPGEQVKIALDVAATEFYDRSKGVYAIDGKELDSAGMVDFLADWANRYPICSIEDGLDEDDWDGWKLLTDKLGSSCQLVGDDLFVTNTTRLQRGIDEGIANSILIKVNQIGTMTETIQAIQLAHRNNYTSISSHRSGETEDSTIADLAVGLCTGQIKTGSASRSDRMAKYNQLLRIEEMLGAGAVYAGPRML
- a CDS encoding tyrosine-type recombinase/integrase, yielding MKQSKLLDLVRNKTRVMHYSKRTEQAYARWVCRFLVFHKNRNDGQWIHPDDMNSADVELFLTSLAVDRRVAASTQNQAFAAILFLFEKVLGRTIEIEAMRAKASARLPVVLSRQEIVTFFGCLNKEPYRLMAELMYGAGLRLMECCRLRVKDIDFDRKQIVIREGKGNKDRMVPLPQRANSGLLRQTNLVRRLHERDLAGGAGWVWLPTALAEKDRSAGRQFGWQFLFPANALTVDPRPREPLESEENKYGQRAGDGDRNQIRRHHIHENTVQRWICKAIRDASVSKRASCHALRHSFATHLLEAGSDIRTIQELLGHADVSTTMIYTHVSTVGATGVRSPLDGLLVERTTRPDKVQSSKSGYEVRRKTKGVRVQFAG
- a CDS encoding IS701 family transposase, with amino-acid sequence MDGTWIRQMKPALTRFLNRFSDCFSRKDTRAHMPTYVQGQLSNLARKSVEPIALAAGVPVRTLQEFLAQYAWNEDAVRDRLQQMVATERGSKRAIGVFDETSDVKKGTKTPGVQRQWCGKVGKTDNCMVTVHLAFAQDDFHCLLDGELFLPESWSEDRERCRVAGIPDEMVYQPKWKIALELYDRALSNGLEFEWITFDEGYGSKGPFLRALDAKAQLFIGEVPVSMTGWIKKPGLQHPPKDPCRGRPQKGARVAKDNPKAQPFRKLLEESTRFTNQSWERYRVKDGDKGPMVWEVKHAMIYRPDGKCVSSKRWHLLVARNPLKPDEIKYFLSNAPAATSVQKLLLVAFSRWHVERCFQDQKQDIGLDAWEGRKYLGLKRHMILSCVSYLFLTKMREKLGGKKIWVHRLSGSRRRIGTGPDLVA